Within Arcobacter lacus, the genomic segment CACATTTGTAAAGTTCTTCCAAAAAGTTGATAACCTCCTGGTCCTTCCATACCATAAACACACATATAAGCCCCACCAATTCCAACAGAGTTTTGAGCTGTCCAAGTTCGTGCTGGATTATATTTTGTTGTAACCATTCTATGAGCTGGATTTAGTGGAGTTGCAACTGGAGCTCCTAAATAAACATCACCTAATCCCATAACTAAATAGGAAGCATCTAAGATGATTTTTTGAACTTCATCCACACCTTTTAAACCATTTATTCTTCTAATAAAATCAATATTTGAAGGACACCAAGGTGCATTTGGTCGCACCCCTTGTTGATATTTGTCAATTGCTAGTTGAATTGAAGGGTCATTCCAAGAAAGTGGTAAATAAACTGTTCTTGATTCAACTTCTAAATCTTCAATATTTTTTAAAGATTTTATCGCCTCTTTTACAAGCTCTAAAATCTTGCTTCTACTTATATCTAAAGAGTTAAAATGTATTTGTAAACTTCTAATTCCTGGAGTTAAATCAATAATTGAATTTAAGTTTTTATCTTCAATATAACTCATTAAAGCATGGATAAAAAATCTAAGTTCAATATCTAGTTTTAACTCTCCAGCTTCAACTAAAATAAACTCATTTCCAGCACTTCTAATAACAATATCTAAATCTAACTCTTTATATTTTATAGTTTCAATAATTGGTGTTGCTTTCTCTTCATCAAAATCTATTATAAAATCTTCTAGTTTTGGTAAAACAGAATTTGTTTTAATAGCTTTTTCATAAGCTTTATTCATCAAATCTGCATTTTCTAAACTAACTGGTTTAAATCTTATTTTATCACCAGTTTTAAGCTGACCAATTTTATGTAATTCACAAGAAATTATCGTAGCTGGACAAACAAATCCACCAAGACTTGGACCATCAGGTCCTAAAATAACTGGCATATCTCCTGTAAAATCTATTGTTCCAAAAGCATAAGCATTGTCATGTATATTTGAAGGATGAAGTCCAGCTTCTCCTCCATCATTTCTTGCCCATTTTGGAGTTGGTCCTATTAGTCTAACTCCTGTTCGGCTTGAATTAAAGTGAACTTCCCAAGAAGTAGCAAAAAACTCTTTTATATCTTCATTTGTAAAAAAATCAGGGCTTCCATGTGGTCCATAAACAACACCAATTTCCCACTCATTTACTAAATCGATTTTATTTACTAATTCTTCATAAACCTCATCATTTGTTTCAAAATAGTTTAATACATCCCCTGCTTTTAAAGCTCGACCTCCATGTCCACCAAACTCACCTAAAGTAAATGTTGAAGCACTTCCAAGATATGAAGCCACATCAAATCCACCTTTTATAGCTAGATAAGTTCTATTTCCATTTCCAACAACTTTTTTAAACTCTAAAATATCATTTGCACTTACGTTTATAACTTTATACATCTCTACACTATTTCCATTTAGTGTAACTTGCATATTGGCTCCACCAAAAGCAATAGTTGTAGAGTTTCTAAATTTAAAAGTTGCTCCTATAAAAGTCATCTCTATAAAAGCAGCTTTTTCATCATTTTTTAATAGATGATTTAAAAGTCTTGGTGTTAGATTATCCATTGCACCAGATGGCGGAATACCAACTGCCCAAAAATTTTGACGTGCTGGATAGTCTTGAATAGTAGTTAATGTTCCTGATTTTAAAATATCAACTTTAAAAGGTTTGTATTCTAACTTTTCTAAAACTTTTGTATAAAAGCTTGAATTTACAAAAAAGTCTTGTTTTAAAATAGTTTGCAAGTATGAAAGATTTGATTCAATTCCATAGATTTTTGAAGTTTTTAAAACCTCTTGTAGTTTTGCTAAATTTTCTTCTCTATTTTCTCCATAAGAGATTAATTTTGCTAAAAGTGGGTCATAAAATGGACTAACTTCACATCCATCTTCAATCCAAGTATCAATTCTAAGATTTTTTGGGAACTCTACTTTAGAAATTAGTCCAGTACTTGGTTGGAAATTTTTACTTGCATCTTCTGCATAAACTCTTAGTTGTATTGCATGACCTTTTGGATTATGTACATAATCAAGTAGTGGTTTATTATCGCCATACGCTATTTTTATCATCCACTCAACTAAATCAACTCCACAAACCTCTTCAGTAATTCCATGTTCAACTTGTAATCTTGTATTTACTTCTAAAAAATAAAATTTATTTGTTTTTGTATCATAGATATACTCAACAGTTCCAGCACTTTTATAGTTTACTGCAAGTGCTAATTTTCTTGAAGCTTCAAACAGTTCACTTCTTAACTCATCACTGATATTTGGAGCAGGAGTTTCTTCTATAACTTTTTGGTTTCTTCTTTGAATTGAACAATCTCTCTCACCTAAAGTTTTTACATTTCCATTTCCATCACCAAAAATCTGAACTTCAATATGACGTGCAGTTTCGATATATTTTTCTAAAAAAACTCCACCATTACTAAAGTTTGAAGTAGCTAGTTTTATAACACTTTCATAAGCAGCAACCAGCTCCTCTTCACTAAAGCAAAGTTTCATTCCTATTCCACCACCACCAGCAGTACTTTTTAACATAACTGGATATGAAATAGAGTTTGCAATCTCTTTTGCCATTTCTAAACTAGTAAGAAGTTCACTTCCCTCAAGAAGCGGTACATTATTTGCTTTTGCAATATCTCGTGCAGTATGTTTTAATCCAAAATCCTCTATTTGTTTAGAAGTTGGTCCTATAAAAACAATACCGTTTTTTTCACACTCTTTTACAAAATTTACATTTTCACTTAAAAACCCATATCCTGGATGAATAGCATCAACATTATACTCTTTACAAATCTCAATAATTTTTTTATAGTTTAGATAAGTCTCTTCTAGTGTAGTTCCATGAAGTTGTACACTAATATTTGCATTTCGTACAAATGAAGCATGTTTATCTGCCTCACTATAAATTGCAACTGATTCAATATCCATCTTTTTTAAAGTTCTAATTACTCTATTTGCAATCTCAGCTCTATTTGCAATTAATACTCTTTTAAACACTTTATATCCTTGAAGTATAATTTTGGGCCGTCCCAAATGAATATATCTTATAAGTCGTCTAATAAGATAAAAAGATTAGCTCTTTTGGGCTTTTAACTAAAATTAATCCCAAATGATTAATTGTATTGGAGTTGGGTTATATCCATTGCATGGATTGTTTAATTGGGGGCAATTTGATATTAAAACTAAAGTATCCATGTGTGCCACCATTTCCACATAATCTCCTGGTTTTGAAATACCATCAACTATTGCTAAATGTCCATTTTCCTCTACTGGTACATTCATAAAAAAGTTAATATTATTTGTAATATCTTTTGGACTCATTTCAAGTTGTGCTACAATTGTTAAGTAATTATCTCTACAAGAGTGCATATATTTTTTATCTAAACCAAATCTAACACTATTACTCTCAGCACTACAATGCCCACCTAAAGTATCGTGATTTCCACAAGAATCTTGCGTTATTTCCATTAAAACATTATCATCAGTTGAAATAAGTTTTGTTCCAGTTGTTATAAAAATACTTCCTTGTTCTCTAATAGTATCATTTGCACTATATCTATCATTTAAATTGTCATTATTATAAAAAAGTGTATCAACAGCTTGGCATCCTTCTAAATCAACGATTCTAAAAGTTTGTCCTTTTTTTATAACACCTGCCCATGGAAGTCCTGATGGTAATTTTTCATTATAAATTGCGTTTTTTGTATCTTTTGACATCTTTTAATCCTTAAACAAAATATCTGTTAGTATTTATGAAGCCTCTTTTTGCTTCATCACTATAAGTTTTATAATCTTCATCTTTAAACTCAACTGCATCAAAAATAGTAATTTCAATATCGCTTGGCTCATAAACTCCACTTTTATCCATAGCATGTGGTGTATTTGATAATACAAGTAAAACATCCATGTGTGCTGTTAATTCAATAAAATCATTCTCTTTTGCACATCTATCACTTAATACAAGTTTTGAACCCTCTTTAACATCAACTTTTCTAAATAGATTCAGTGCAGGAATTAAATCTTTTTTTGTCATTCCATATTTTCCAAGTTCAATTAAAAAGTTTTCTTTATCACTTTTATAATAACCATTTCTACAACTTTGATAAGTTGCTTCACCTCCAAAGTTCTCTTTGATAGTTCTTTCATTTGAAATTCCACCTAAAATATCAAATAAACCATCAGTAGAATCTTCTGTAATTGCAAATAAAACTCTTCCCATTTCTGAAAATAGAACTTTTTCTTTTCCTAAAAAAGCATTCCATTGGATTTTTACTGTATCTGCACTATTAAATCTCTCTGCTACATTTGAAGCGTTGTAAAACATTGCACTTAAACTTGCATTGTCACCTTTTGCTTTTAGTTGTATTGTTTGCCCTCTTTTAACGATTTTTGACCATTTCACACTTGAAGGGAAAATTTCGTTTAAAACAACTTTATCACTTTTTATCATCTTTTCATCCTTTAAAAATGTTCCATTTTGAAAAGGAACCTACTCATTTATAAACTACTTTTAACGCTGTAATAAATTACAGCTAAAGTAGCAAACCCTAAAGAGAGATACTCGTATCTCTTTTACTCGAATCTATATCATTTACTATTGTTGACCCATATCTATTTGGAAAATCCTCGTCAACTTTTATTTTGTCAAATACCAAAACTCTTGTTCCTAATTTAAAAGCTTCACTAATATCATGAGTTACCATCACAACTCCAAAGTTTAATTTTGAGTGAATATCCAAAAGTAATTCATGCATATCTTTACTAATTCCAGGATCAAGAGCACCAAATGGCTCATCTAAAAGTAAAAGTTTTGGCTCTTTTACAAGTGATTGAGCAATAGACAATCTTTGTTTCATTCCACCACTTAACTCATGTGGATATTTAGTTCTTGAATGGTATAAACCAACTGCTTTTAAAATCTCATCAGCTTTTTCATAAGCCTCTTTTTTTGCTTTTCCAAAAAGTTTTCCCAAAAATGGAGAGTTTTTAAACTCTAAACCAATAATCACATTATCAATCACATTTAGATGATTTAATGTTGAATATCTTTGAAACACTATTCCTCTATCATCACTTGGCTCTTTTGGATACTCTTTATCTTCAAAAAGTAGCTCACCTCGCGATGGTTCTTCAATTCCAAGTAACATTCTTAAAAATGTACTTTTACCACAACCTGATGGTCCAACCAAAGTACAAAACTCGCCACTATTCATAGAAAAATTTACTCTTTCTAAGATTATATTTTCACCATAATTTTTCCAAATATTTTTTGCTTTAATTAAACTCATTATCACTCCTTACCAAACCAAGGAAATAGTTTTTGATTAAATTTTCTTAAAACAAAATCTATTAAAAATGCTAATAGTGTAATCCATACAACATAAGGTAAAATCACATCCATAGCTAGATATCTTCGTACTAAAAATATTCTATAACCTAAACCTTCAGTTGCAGCAATCGCTTCAGCTGAAATCAAAAATATCCAAGCAGTTCCTAAAGTCAATCTAATTGAATCAATTAATCTTGGAAATATTTGAGGAGTTACAACTCTTGTAATTATTTGCCAAGTATTAGCTCCCAAAGTTTGAACTTTTATGATTTGTTCACTTGGTATCTCTTTTACTCTTTGATAAATATCTCTTATCATAATTGGTGTAATTCCCAAAATAATCAAAACTACTTTTGAAATCTCACCTAAACCAAATACTATAAAAAGTATCGGTAAAATTGCCATTGTAGGTATTAGTGAAAAAAACCAAATAAGTGGTGATAAAGTTGAAGTAATCATAGGAATAACTCCTATAGAAATACCAACAACCAAAGCAATAACTGCACTAATTCCTACACCTAAAGCCAATCTTTTTAAACTTGCAACTGTGTCATCATAAAGGATATAACTTCCAGTTCTTTTATCCTCTTCGAAAGCCAATTTGCTCATACTATCAATACATTTTTCTATTGATGGCAACAATTTATCATTTGGATTTTCAGCAAGTCTAGCATTTGAAAAACTTAAATAAACTATTGCAATTAATAAAAAAGGTAATAATCCCAGAAATAGATTTGCTGTCTTTGATGGGATTTCATTTATTAACCTTTTCATATTCTTTCCCTAAAATTAAAGTTTTCCCTCACTAGCCATTTTCATGAAACTATCATTAAATCTAAGTTTGATGTTTCCTTTATCTCCAATAACTTTTCCATTTGGAAACTCAATTCCTACAAAACCATAATCACTTGCACCTTCGCCATATAAACCATGTTCAAATGAGAATTTAGCAACAAACTCCATAGTTTTTACTATTTCATCACTATTATTAAATTTTACAGCTTCTACTGGTGTGTAATACATATTTGTAGTTTTTAGTTGGTCTTCAAATCCAGCTAAATCAGTTCCAGAAGCTTTTGCCATAATTGTTTTAGCTTCTATTGATTCTTTTGAATTAGAAGTCATTAAACTCATCATTTCATACCAAGCACCAACTAATGCTTTTCCAAACTCTGGATTTTCTTTTAAAGTTTGAGTATTAACTACAGTTAAATCTATAATCTCACCAGGGATTTTTGAACTATCAAAAATAGTATTAGCTTTTGGCATTTTTTGAATTTCACTCACTTGTGGTTTCCAAGTAACTACACTTGAAACATCAGCAGTTGTATAAGCAGAAACCATATCAGCATCACTTGTATTTACAACCTTTATATCTTTTTCACTCAAACCATTTTTCTCTAAAGCTCTTGCTAATAAATAGTGAGAGATTGATAATTCAACAAGATTTATATTTGTTCCTTTTAAATCTTTGATTGATTTTGCAGTTTTAGAAATAACAGCATCATTTCCATTTGAATAATCTCCAATGATTAAAGCAGTTGAATCAACTCCACCAGCAGCAGGAATTCCTAAAGCATCCGTATTTGCCATAGTACAAGCATCAAATTCACCTGAACTATATTGATTGATTGATTCAATATAATCATTTATTTGAACTATTTGCACATTAATTCCATATTTTTTTGCCCATTTATCCATGATTTTTTGAGATTCAATAACATCCCAAGGCATCCAACCAACATAGATACTCCAAGCAACTTTGAAATCTTTTTTTGTTCCAGCAAAAAGTGAAGTTGATGTTAATCCTAAAAATAGAACAGCCAATGACAATAGTTTAAAGATTTTTGAAATCGAAAGTTTCATGTATTACTCCTAAATAAAATTAAACACGTAAGAGGTTTTCACCTCCCGGGCTTTTATCCCTCCGTGTAACTCTTATTTAAGAGTCGATAGCTCTCGGACCAGTCAACTTAAAAAGTTCGGAACCCTAGCCATCTTTGCAGTTCTTTAAGAGGCGAAATTGCCTCTGACATGTTTGATAAATGTATTATAAAAATATTTGAATAAAAGATAAATACTCTTTATGTATATTTTCTATACATTTTTATAATTTAGTTAAGATTTACTATTATTTCATTTTAAAAAATTATAAAAAGGATTTTAATGGCTGGAATATTGGGCTATTTATCTATTTTAGCTGATGATATTGGATCACTTGCTGGAAAAACCATGGCAACAACTGCAAAATCTCTTGCTACTTCACTAGATGATATTGGGCTACTTTTTGATGATATTGCAACTTATACAAAACTTGCAAGCATAAAATCAAGTGGTCTTTTAGTTGATGACCTCGCAGCAATTGCAAATTTTACAAATGAAACAACTTCAGAAATCCTAAAAAAAGAGCTAGAAAAAGCAAAATCAGTTGAAGAATTTGAAGAAAATATAAAAAAACTAGATACAAAAACTCAACAAGAAATTATTTTAGAATTAGAACATATAAGAAATGTAGCAATGCTTGAAGCAAAAAGAAAAGCAGCACTTAGAGAGCTTCCAATTGTTTATAAAATTGCAAAAGGAAGTTTTATAAATAAATTTATCATTATTCCTATTGTTTTACTTTTAAGTTATCTAGCGCCTTGGGCAATAGCTCCCATTTTAATCATCGGAGGAGCATATTTAGCTTATGAAGGAGTTGAGAGTATCTTAGAAAAGTTTTTTCATCATGAAGAACATAAAGAAGATAACAATAAAAAAGAGAGTTCAAATGAAAACTTTGAAGATGAAAAAGTAAAAAGTGCTATAAAAACAGACTTTATTTTATCTTTTGAGATTATTGTAATTAGTTTAAGTTTACTTGATAATAGTGATTTTTTAACTAAACTTTTTGTTCTAATTAGTGTTGGGATTTTGACAACTATTTTTGTATATGGAATAGTTGCATTTATCATAAAACTTGATGATATAGGTTTTTATTTACAAGA encodes:
- the uca gene encoding urea carboxylase produces the protein MFKRVLIANRAEIANRVIRTLKKMDIESVAIYSEADKHASFVRNANISVQLHGTTLEETYLNYKKIIEICKEYNVDAIHPGYGFLSENVNFVKECEKNGIVFIGPTSKQIEDFGLKHTARDIAKANNVPLLEGSELLTSLEMAKEIANSISYPVMLKSTAGGGGIGMKLCFSEEELVAAYESVIKLATSNFSNGGVFLEKYIETARHIEVQIFGDGNGNVKTLGERDCSIQRRNQKVIEETPAPNISDELRSELFEASRKLALAVNYKSAGTVEYIYDTKTNKFYFLEVNTRLQVEHGITEEVCGVDLVEWMIKIAYGDNKPLLDYVHNPKGHAIQLRVYAEDASKNFQPSTGLISKVEFPKNLRIDTWIEDGCEVSPFYDPLLAKLISYGENREENLAKLQEVLKTSKIYGIESNLSYLQTILKQDFFVNSSFYTKVLEKLEYKPFKVDILKSGTLTTIQDYPARQNFWAVGIPPSGAMDNLTPRLLNHLLKNDEKAAFIEMTFIGATFKFRNSTTIAFGGANMQVTLNGNSVEMYKVINVSANDILEFKKVVGNGNRTYLAIKGGFDVASYLGSASTFTLGEFGGHGGRALKAGDVLNYFETNDEVYEELVNKIDLVNEWEIGVVYGPHGSPDFFTNEDIKEFFATSWEVHFNSSRTGVRLIGPTPKWARNDGGEAGLHPSNIHDNAYAFGTIDFTGDMPVILGPDGPSLGGFVCPATIISCELHKIGQLKTGDKIRFKPVSLENADLMNKAYEKAIKTNSVLPKLEDFIIDFDEEKATPIIETIKYKELDLDIVIRSAGNEFILVEAGELKLDIELRFFIHALMSYIEDKNLNSIIDLTPGIRSLQIHFNSLDISRSKILELVKEAIKSLKNIEDLEVESRTVYLPLSWNDPSIQLAIDKYQQGVRPNAPWCPSNIDFIRRINGLKGVDEVQKIILDASYLVMGLGDVYLGAPVATPLNPAHRMVTTKYNPARTWTAQNSVGIGGAYMCVYGMEGPGGYQLFGRTLQMWNTYRTTNEFSKPWLLRFFDQVKFYLVSSDELHEIREKFLYGKYPLKIENGTFKLKEYKEFLENNKKEHTTFQSMRKQAFEDERLMWKEKGLDKFNVQAEVIEAKDEIILNENEEAVESIMSGNIWKIEVEVGDKVKAGEVLVILESMKMEVDIETNISGTVEKILFKEGDNINSGDVLIIIKKDEK
- a CDS encoding urea amidolyase associated protein UAAP2; translated protein: MSKDTKNAIYNEKLPSGLPWAGVIKKGQTFRIVDLEGCQAVDTLFYNNDNLNDRYSANDTIREQGSIFITTGTKLISTDDNVLMEITQDSCGNHDTLGGHCSAESNSVRFGLDKKYMHSCRDNYLTIVAQLEMSPKDITNNINFFMNVPVEENGHLAIVDGISKPGDYVEMVAHMDTLVLISNCPQLNNPCNGYNPTPIQLIIWD
- a CDS encoding urea amidolyase associated protein UAAP1, which encodes MIKSDKVVLNEIFPSSVKWSKIVKRGQTIQLKAKGDNASLSAMFYNASNVAERFNSADTVKIQWNAFLGKEKVLFSEMGRVLFAITEDSTDGLFDILGGISNERTIKENFGGEATYQSCRNGYYKSDKENFLIELGKYGMTKKDLIPALNLFRKVDVKEGSKLVLSDRCAKENDFIELTAHMDVLLVLSNTPHAMDKSGVYEPSDIEITIFDAVEFKDEDYKTYSDEAKRGFINTNRYFV
- a CDS encoding ABC transporter ATP-binding protein, with the protein product MSLIKAKNIWKNYGENIILERVNFSMNSGEFCTLVGPSGCGKSTFLRMLLGIEEPSRGELLFEDKEYPKEPSDDRGIVFQRYSTLNHLNVIDNVIIGLEFKNSPFLGKLFGKAKKEAYEKADEILKAVGLYHSRTKYPHELSGGMKQRLSIAQSLVKEPKLLLLDEPFGALDPGISKDMHELLLDIHSKLNFGVVMVTHDISEAFKLGTRVLVFDKIKVDEDFPNRYGSTIVNDIDSSKRDTSISL
- a CDS encoding ABC transporter permease; the encoded protein is MKRLINEIPSKTANLFLGLLPFLLIAIVYLSFSNARLAENPNDKLLPSIEKCIDSMSKLAFEEDKRTGSYILYDDTVASLKRLALGVGISAVIALVVGISIGVIPMITSTLSPLIWFFSLIPTMAILPILFIVFGLGEISKVVLIILGITPIMIRDIYQRVKEIPSEQIIKVQTLGANTWQIITRVVTPQIFPRLIDSIRLTLGTAWIFLISAEAIAATEGLGYRIFLVRRYLAMDVILPYVVWITLLAFLIDFVLRKFNQKLFPWFGKE
- a CDS encoding putative urea ABC transporter substrate-binding protein; protein product: MKLSISKIFKLLSLAVLFLGLTSTSLFAGTKKDFKVAWSIYVGWMPWDVIESQKIMDKWAKKYGINVQIVQINDYIESINQYSSGEFDACTMANTDALGIPAAGGVDSTALIIGDYSNGNDAVISKTAKSIKDLKGTNINLVELSISHYLLARALEKNGLSEKDIKVVNTSDADMVSAYTTADVSSVVTWKPQVSEIQKMPKANTIFDSSKIPGEIIDLTVVNTQTLKENPEFGKALVGAWYEMMSLMTSNSKESIEAKTIMAKASGTDLAGFEDQLKTTNMYYTPVEAVKFNNSDEIVKTMEFVAKFSFEHGLYGEGASDYGFVGIEFPNGKVIGDKGNIKLRFNDSFMKMASEGKL
- a CDS encoding DUF808 family protein; translation: MAGILGYLSILADDIGSLAGKTMATTAKSLATSLDDIGLLFDDIATYTKLASIKSSGLLVDDLAAIANFTNETTSEILKKELEKAKSVEEFEENIKKLDTKTQQEIILELEHIRNVAMLEAKRKAALRELPIVYKIAKGSFINKFIIIPIVLLLSYLAPWAIAPILIIGGAYLAYEGVESILEKFFHHEEHKEDNNKKESSNENFEDEKVKSAIKTDFILSFEIIVISLSLLDNSDFLTKLFVLISVGILTTIFVYGIVAFIIKLDDIGFYLQEKRSEILQKIGDGFVKAMPYIIKVIGVLGTIAMLAVGGGIIAHETHILSSFSETLKAVPLGGFFSEILLGAIVGYIVVLVVPIFSKVAKKVKLSK